The stretch of DNA GGTGTCAGGTCGGGGACGGCGTCGATGGTGAGGTTCCTAAAGGACCAGATACCCGTGGCTATGACGACGGCGATCGCCACCAGGGTAAAGAATCGATAGCGGAGCGAGAATGTCAGCAGGTGGTCCATGAGGTCCTTAGTCGCCCGATCCGATCTGTTCTTTCAGCAGCACGTTTTTCAGATCAAAAACCCCGTCGATCACGACCGGGGTGCCTTCCTTCACACCCGTTCGAATTTCGACCCAGCTGCCGCTTTCACGTCCTGCGTCGATCGGCGCGAAGGTGTACCCGTCCGGGCCTTCTATGAAGACCCCGCGAGTCTTGTCGATAGTGGTGAGAGCAGACACAGGAACCGCCACCACCGGTACCCCTGAGAGGGCGAGCGCCACTTCCACATATTCGTGCGGCTTCAGCTGTCCCTGCTGGTTCTCCACCTCGAAGCGTACGTGGATGGTGCGCGTGGTCTCATCTGCGACCGGCGCCAGATAGGTGAGTGGGGCGGTGATCGTCTCGCCGCCCTTGGGGGTGATCGTGCCCAGGTCGCCCCCTTTGAAATGGCGGGCCTGCTCGATGGGGAGGTTGGCAATGACCCAGACACGGCTGGTATCGACGACTTCGAAGAGTTCCGCCCCAGGCGTGACACCCTGTCCACGCACCGCATTCTGTGCCACCACCGTCCCGGCGATGGGAGACGTCAGTGTGTAGTGATGGCCTTCTTCATGTCCGCCGCGTTCGAGCCCGGCGAGTTCGGCTTTCGAGATGCCCATGGCCAGCAGTTTTTCTCGGACGTGCTGGTAGCGTGCCTTCGTCGCCAAGTGGGCCCCCTTGTCTTCGATGAGCTTTCGCTCCGGCACGATGTCATCCGTGCGCAGCTTCTCTGTCCGTCTGAGATTGTTTTCCGCCACGTCGGCCTGCGCCTTCCCAACGAGATATTCTTCCACCAATTGATCCAGTTGGAGGCTGCCGACGGCGGCGAGCGGCTGTCTGGGCGTGACCCGGTCTCCCAACTGCACGTGAATACGTTCGATCTGCCCTTCAATGCGGGAGGTAATTTTGGCGACTTTTTTTAAGTCGAGTGCGACCTCGCCTGGGGCGGTCACGAGTTCCGGAACGGCACGTCGTGTGGCGGGCTCGGTGCGGAGACGTTCCCGGACGGCCGGCGGGGGGTGAATCGCATGGGGTACGGCTGCATGCGGCGCCACTTCGGCGGAGGAGGGCGGTTTGGGCGGTTCCGCTCCCTGCTCTCCGCATCCGGGGAGACAACTGAGGATGGTCACGATGATTCCGGTCGTTACGCCGCGTCCGATCATCGGCTCACTCCTATCCTGGGCTGATGTGCGAACCAGGCAAGGGTGCTCGTAGGCGTGCTCATAGAGATGCTCCCAATGCCCGCTCCAACCGGGCCAGCGCAATGGAGAGATCGGCCCGTGCCTGCGCATATTCCAGCTGGGTTTGCCGATAGACACGTTGTGCATCCAGGACGTCCAACAGACTGGCGGCGCCGTGCCGGAAACTCGTGCGGGCCACGGTCAAGGTCTGTTCGGCCTGCTTCAAGAGGCCGGTTTCAAACACGAGCAACTGATCCTGCGCCGTGCGGACTTCCTGCGCATATTGAGTGATGGCCTGCTCCAGCTCGTTCTGTTGTCGCAGCCGTTCCGCATCGGCGCGGTGTTTGGCACCCAGCGCGGATTGAATTTCTCCCTGTCGCCGGTACCAGAGGGGGAGGGGCACGCTGAGTCCGGCGGTGAGCGATTCATCACCGGCCTCCCGGTGATAACTACCCAGCAGACTGATGTTGGGAACGCGGGCTTCTCGCTCATACCGCAGGGTATGTTCCGCCTGTTCCGCCAACTTGCTCTGTCGGCGTATGGACGGATGTTGTTCCATGGCTTGCGTCGCCAAGGCCTCCGCATTCACGCCCGGCTTGGGCAATTGAAAATCGCCCTGGATGAAAAACTCTTTTCCGAGGGACCCGGCTGTCAGAGTATTCAAGCGGGCCTTGGCGACCAACAGCGTACTGTTCGCACGGGCGACGTCCTTCTTGGCCTTCTGCATTTCCACGCCGGCTTTCATGCTGTCGAAGGAGGTTGCTTCGCCGGCCGCGACGCGCGCGTGCACCGTCCGTAGGACTTCTTCCACACTGGTGACGTTCTGTGCGGCGAGTTCCACATCACGCTGGGCAAAGAGTAGATGGTAGAAGGCCACTTTCACATCGGCGAGCAGGGCGAGTCGGGTGTCCTCGAATGCCGCAGTCGCTCCGGCTACTCCGGCATCGGCCGCTTCCTGGCGGGCCTGCCGCTTGCCGGTCCATTCCAGCGGTTGTTCCACCATGAACGTGCGCTCGGTCACGTGCGTGCCGGTGCTCGGGTCGCGAATGGCGCCACGCCCGGCGCTGCCGGAAACGGAGGGGTTCGGATAGGCACCCGCGGCAATCTGTTGGCCCTCGCTTTGTTTCACCACGCCCTCAGCGCCGGCCAGCGTGGGGCTGTGTTGCACCGCCAGAGTCAGAATATCCGGCAAGGAATACGTGGCCGTGCGTGGCGCTTCTGCCCAGGTCACGGGGCCGCCCGCGAGGGGGCCGGCGGTAGCCATCGCCAGGACTAGGGAACAGACAAGACGAGCAATCATCAGGAGCCTCCTCCCTGCGCAATCGGCTCGCGATGATGCGAGGTGCAAACCTCAACCTGCG from Nitrospira sp. encodes:
- a CDS encoding TolC family protein translates to MIARLVCSLVLAMATAGPLAGGPVTWAEAPRTATYSLPDILTLAVQHSPTLAGAEGVVKQSEGQQIAAGAYPNPSVSGSAGRGAIRDPSTGTHVTERTFMVEQPLEWTGKRQARQEAADAGVAGATAAFEDTRLALLADVKVAFYHLLFAQRDVELAAQNVTSVEEVLRTVHARVAAGEATSFDSMKAGVEMQKAKKDVARANSTLLVAKARLNTLTAGSLGKEFFIQGDFQLPKPGVNAEALATQAMEQHPSIRRQSKLAEQAEHTLRYEREARVPNISLLGSYHREAGDESLTAGLSVPLPLWYRRQGEIQSALGAKHRADAERLRQQNELEQAITQYAQEVRTAQDQLLVFETGLLKQAEQTLTVARTSFRHGAASLLDVLDAQRVYRQTQLEYAQARADLSIALARLERALGASL
- a CDS encoding efflux RND transporter periplasmic adaptor subunit, whose protein sequence is MIGRGVTTGIIVTILSCLPGCGEQGAEPPKPPSSAEVAPHAAVPHAIHPPPAVRERLRTEPATRRAVPELVTAPGEVALDLKKVAKITSRIEGQIERIHVQLGDRVTPRQPLAAVGSLQLDQLVEEYLVGKAQADVAENNLRRTEKLRTDDIVPERKLIEDKGAHLATKARYQHVREKLLAMGISKAELAGLERGGHEEGHHYTLTSPIAGTVVAQNAVRGQGVTPGAELFEVVDTSRVWVIANLPIEQARHFKGGDLGTITPKGGETITAPLTYLAPVADETTRTIHVRFEVENQQGQLKPHEYVEVALALSGVPVVAVPVSALTTIDKTRGVFIEGPDGYTFAPIDAGRESGSWVEIRTGVKEGTPVVIDGVFDLKNVLLKEQIGSGD